One window from the genome of Phycisphaerales bacterium encodes:
- a CDS encoding YhjD/YihY/BrkB family envelope integrity protein has translation MAGLPDWLRLPSSEEMARATYVSRMALRSLLKTRLPQMAAALAYRTLFGLLPISIVALVIVRMFVGDDDLKRLMEQAVRFTGIAEVIQAEVGQTTPDDPSDDAPVRPSVGGVLTMPGPFTSSMRLHAALAMVGTPEDIEERGTGLLNPPEPLDPTPQSLDDLLQGWVDNFGSVRFDAIGLVGGLVLIYAALAMVVEVERCFNQVCRAKSGRSWTRRITQYWTLMTLGAILIALTFLVSVQFREWIRAMAGDGDAFGRFIVGAAGFLVTVAISTGLLTLAYMILPNRRLRLRPTLAGATVAAIGWEAAKWGFTQYLGFSTNSTYATLYGSLALIPIFMLWVFLTWLIILFGLQVAYGVQMLEDGIEQDEDSDDPALMLAGPGLLIDAAAAIGRRFADGQGARTSDVADELALANDQCSKIINALQRGGFVKQLDNGGGFTLSKPADRIRLADIATAAPSPVASRQGSAASRLRRSAVESLGEETLQSRLAEAAENQDGSANVSKDGKEREDA, from the coding sequence ATGGCCGGACTGCCCGACTGGCTACGGCTGCCCAGCAGCGAAGAAATGGCACGAGCGACCTACGTCAGCCGCATGGCGCTGCGCTCGCTCTTGAAGACTCGGCTCCCGCAGATGGCGGCGGCGCTCGCCTATCGCACGCTCTTCGGTCTGCTGCCGATCAGCATCGTCGCGCTCGTCATCGTGCGCATGTTCGTGGGCGACGACGACCTAAAACGGCTCATGGAGCAGGCCGTTCGGTTCACGGGCATCGCCGAGGTGATCCAGGCCGAGGTCGGCCAGACCACGCCAGACGATCCGAGCGACGACGCACCCGTGCGGCCCTCGGTCGGCGGCGTGCTCACGATGCCGGGTCCGTTCACGTCGTCCATGCGGTTGCACGCAGCCCTGGCCATGGTCGGTACGCCCGAGGACATCGAGGAGCGTGGCACGGGCCTGCTCAACCCGCCCGAGCCGTTGGATCCGACCCCGCAGAGCCTCGACGACCTCCTGCAGGGCTGGGTCGACAACTTCGGATCGGTTCGGTTCGACGCCATCGGGCTCGTCGGCGGCCTCGTGCTCATTTATGCCGCGCTCGCGATGGTCGTCGAGGTCGAACGCTGCTTCAACCAAGTGTGCCGCGCCAAATCGGGACGGAGCTGGACCCGCCGAATCACGCAGTACTGGACGCTGATGACGCTCGGGGCCATCCTCATTGCGCTGACCTTCCTCGTGAGCGTGCAATTCCGAGAGTGGATTCGCGCCATGGCGGGCGACGGGGACGCATTTGGCCGATTCATCGTCGGTGCGGCGGGCTTCCTCGTCACCGTCGCTATCAGCACGGGGCTGCTGACGCTCGCCTACATGATCTTGCCCAACCGTCGCCTCCGCCTGCGCCCGACGCTCGCGGGCGCCACGGTTGCCGCCATCGGATGGGAGGCCGCCAAGTGGGGCTTCACGCAGTACCTGGGCTTCTCGACGAACTCAACCTACGCCACGCTGTACGGCTCGCTCGCGCTCATCCCGATCTTCATGCTGTGGGTCTTCTTGACGTGGCTCATCATCCTCTTCGGGCTGCAGGTCGCGTATGGCGTGCAGATGCTCGAAGACGGCATCGAGCAGGACGAGGACTCCGACGATCCGGCCCTGATGCTCGCCGGACCGGGCTTGCTCATCGACGCCGCAGCCGCGATCGGCCGGCGATTCGCTGATGGGCAGGGCGCTCGGACGTCCGACGTCGCCGACGAGCTGGCCCTCGCCAACGACCAGTGCTCGAAGATCATCAACGCCCTGCAGCGCGGCGGATTCGTGAAACAACTGGACAACGGCGGAGGTTTTACCTTGTCCAAGCCGGCCGATCGAATCCGCCTGGCCGACATTGCGACGGCCGCACCCTCGCCAGTCGCCTCGCGGCAGGGGTCCGCGGCGTCCCGGCTCAGACGGTCGGCCGTCGAGTCGTTGGGAGAAGAAACCCTACAATCTCGCCTGGCCGAGGCAGCGGAAAACCAGGATGGCTCAGCCAACGTATCGAAGGACGGGAAAGAACGCGAGGACGCATGA
- the nuoB gene encoding NADH-quinone oxidoreductase subunit NuoB, producing MGIEAALPTDAILTTQLQRVINWARRSSIWPIPFATACCGIELMATASSRYDLARFGMERMSFSPRQSDLVIVAGRIGIKMMPVLQRIYQQVAEPKWVISMGACASTGGVFDTYATVQGIDQFIPVDVYIPGCPPRPEMLLEGIMAIQRIIDEDGIPPRGPGGKRVPLGIAVQPTHQATPQPVGVRIGS from the coding sequence ATGGGCATCGAAGCCGCACTTCCTACCGACGCCATCCTGACCACGCAACTCCAGCGTGTCATCAACTGGGCCCGGCGCAGCAGCATCTGGCCCATCCCCTTCGCGACCGCGTGCTGTGGCATCGAACTCATGGCAACGGCGTCGAGCCGCTATGACCTCGCCCGATTCGGCATGGAACGCATGAGCTTCAGCCCGCGGCAGAGCGACCTCGTCATCGTCGCCGGCCGCATTGGCATCAAGATGATGCCCGTGCTCCAGCGCATCTATCAACAGGTAGCCGAGCCCAAGTGGGTCATCTCGATGGGCGCGTGCGCTTCCACCGGCGGCGTGTTCGACACCTACGCCACCGTCCAGGGCATCGACCAGTTCATCCCCGTCGACGTCTACATCCCCGGCTGCCCGCCCAGGCCCGAGATGCTGCTCGAGGGCATCATGGCCATCCAGCGGATCATCGATGAGGACGGGATCCCGCCTCGCGGCCCCGGCGGCAAGCGCGTGCCGCTCGGCATCGCCGTCCAGCCCACGCACCAGGCAACCCCCCAGCCCGTCGGCGTGCGCATCGGATCCTGA
- the rpmH gene encoding 50S ribosomal protein L34 — translation MHYPRRLSKLSRARKMGFRARMRTKGGRKIINRRRRIGRAINFKK, via the coding sequence ATGCATTATCCCCGTCGCCTCAGCAAGCTTTCTCGGGCCCGCAAGATGGGCTTCCGCGCCCGCATGCGGACCAAGGGCGGCCGCAAGATCATCAACCGCCGCCGCCGCATCGGCCGCGCGATCAACTTCAAGAAGTGA
- the rnc gene encoding ribonuclease III, whose protein sequence is MQDSGELCVETAERAIGYRFKNSCLLVKALTHASVTDARVDSNERLEFLGDSVLGLVTSERIFTLFPNLLEGEMTKIKSTAVSRRTCADIADAMGLIELLLLGKGMRAGAPLPRSLAAAALEAIIAAIYLDGGLDAAREFLAPHLDPCIQKAARLGHQENFKSVLQQHAQQQLGSTPHYRVIDEQGPDHAKSFKIAVEIDGHQYPAQWGQSKKRAEQLAALEALREFGLIERTHDGEIRLIEPADAK, encoded by the coding sequence ATGCAAGATTCCGGCGAGCTGTGCGTCGAGACCGCCGAGCGCGCGATCGGCTACAGGTTCAAGAACTCATGCCTGCTGGTGAAAGCGCTGACGCACGCGTCGGTCACCGATGCGCGCGTCGACTCGAACGAGCGGCTCGAGTTCCTGGGCGATTCGGTCCTCGGCCTCGTCACGAGCGAGCGCATCTTCACGCTCTTTCCGAACCTGCTCGAAGGCGAGATGACCAAGATCAAGTCGACGGCCGTCTCGCGACGGACGTGCGCCGACATCGCCGATGCAATGGGCCTGATCGAGCTCCTGCTGCTCGGCAAGGGCATGCGGGCCGGCGCGCCGCTGCCACGCTCGCTGGCGGCCGCGGCGCTGGAAGCCATCATCGCGGCGATCTACCTCGACGGCGGACTCGACGCGGCCCGCGAATTCCTCGCGCCGCACCTCGACCCGTGCATCCAAAAGGCGGCGCGCCTGGGCCACCAGGAGAACTTCAAGAGCGTGCTGCAACAGCACGCCCAGCAGCAGCTCGGCTCGACCCCCCACTACCGCGTCATCGACGAGCAGGGGCCCGACCACGCCAAGAGCTTCAAGATTGCCGTCGAGATCGACGGCCACCAGTACCCCGCGCAATGGGGCCAGAGCAAGAAGCGGGCCGAGCAGCTCGCGGCCCTCGAGGCGCTGCGCGAGTTCGGGCTTATCGAGCGGACCCATGACGGCGAGATCCGGCTCATCGAGCCAGCAGACGCCAAGTAG
- a CDS encoding endonuclease/exonuclease/phosphatase family protein — MNRHALRSIRPLALGLALTGFVLAACSEESPPAETVSTATTPPTAPATAVTVLEPVSWSGSQTVTLDGDVSEWPEDVAAVADANWLYLRFKLEGPTRTLQSMDTPVAIYLDADGNPETGRTLEDPVVRGGIGADIEIILSPREVDAPRPGSGVMFRVHQPDGTARVVKHEDLGFSFTPTHAAEWYEVRIDRGSAERLGLETPGLGGSGRIAGVVVMHDGRGRVTAWADPFELDATSARPLEKQDARVPVRPDDSVRVVAYNVEHSSPVKDPEPFARVISALDPDVLLFQEWVEGDANAIKAWLIAHVDDATDWHVLKGPAWGVAVASKHPLSVLTPLDTPNPVNAQNALRFVGGLADTPLGPLAVGSTHLKCCGTKDSREDRQRSAEAAAIADLVAEALGQGAGSEAWGVVLGGDLNLVGSRPPLDAIAAGADLDGSALAVSEPMRLGDQAMFTWYDAGNTFTPGRLDFLLYSDATSEAVNAFVFDTGVLSEAALARLGLDAGDTAASDHLPVVLDVRPLE; from the coding sequence ATGAACCGACACGCCCTTCGCTCGATCCGCCCGCTCGCCCTCGGCCTGGCCCTGACTGGGTTCGTCCTCGCGGCCTGCTCCGAGGAGTCGCCGCCCGCCGAGACGGTCTCGACCGCCACGACACCGCCCACCGCGCCCGCGACGGCCGTGACCGTGCTCGAGCCGGTCTCCTGGAGCGGCAGCCAGACGGTAACGCTCGATGGCGACGTCAGCGAATGGCCTGAAGACGTCGCCGCGGTGGCCGACGCCAACTGGCTGTACCTGCGATTCAAGCTCGAGGGCCCGACGCGCACCCTGCAGAGCATGGACACGCCCGTGGCGATCTATCTCGACGCCGACGGCAACCCCGAGACGGGCCGGACGCTTGAGGACCCCGTCGTCCGCGGCGGCATCGGCGCCGACATCGAGATCATCCTTTCGCCGCGAGAGGTCGACGCGCCCAGACCTGGCTCGGGCGTCATGTTCCGCGTACACCAGCCCGACGGCACGGCCCGCGTCGTGAAGCACGAGGACCTTGGCTTTTCGTTCACGCCCACGCATGCGGCCGAGTGGTACGAGGTCCGCATCGATCGCGGCTCGGCCGAGCGGCTGGGTCTCGAAACGCCGGGCCTGGGCGGCTCGGGCCGAATCGCCGGCGTCGTTGTCATGCACGATGGGCGTGGGCGAGTGACCGCCTGGGCCGACCCGTTCGAGCTCGATGCGACCTCCGCCCGGCCGCTGGAAAAGCAGGACGCCCGTGTGCCCGTTCGGCCCGACGACTCGGTGCGTGTCGTCGCGTACAACGTCGAGCATTCGAGCCCGGTTAAGGATCCCGAGCCGTTCGCACGCGTCATCAGCGCGCTCGATCCCGACGTCTTGCTGTTCCAGGAGTGGGTCGAGGGCGATGCCAACGCGATCAAGGCGTGGCTCATTGCTCACGTCGACGACGCGACCGACTGGCACGTGCTCAAGGGCCCGGCCTGGGGCGTGGCGGTTGCCTCAAAACACCCGCTCTCGGTGCTGACGCCGCTCGACACGCCCAACCCCGTCAACGCCCAGAACGCACTACGGTTCGTCGGTGGGCTTGCAGACACCCCGTTGGGGCCGCTCGCCGTCGGCTCGACGCACCTGAAGTGCTGCGGCACCAAGGACAGCCGCGAGGACCGGCAACGCTCGGCCGAGGCAGCCGCCATCGCCGACCTGGTGGCCGAGGCGCTCGGCCAGGGCGCGGGCAGCGAGGCGTGGGGCGTGGTCCTGGGCGGAGACCTCAATCTGGTTGGCTCGCGTCCGCCGCTCGACGCGATCGCCGCCGGTGCGGATCTTGATGGATCGGCGCTGGCCGTGAGCGAGCCGATGCGTTTGGGCGACCAGGCCATGTTTACCTGGTACGACGCGGGCAACACGTTCACGCCAGGCCGACTCGACTTCTTGCTGTACAGCGACGCGACGTCGGAGGCCGTGAACGCGTTCGTCTTCGACACGGGCGTGCTGAGCGAGGCCGCACTGGCACGCCTGGGCCTCGACGCCGGGGATACGGCCGCGAGCGACCACCTGCCGGTGGTGCTCGACGTTCGTCCCTTGGAGTAG
- a CDS encoding class I fructose-bisphosphate aldolase yields MTAATASSTDIASILGSEADGLLGYSATGFDKGSLYLPGPDFIDRVVAQGDRPVPVLRNYQTMLNHGRLGGTGYVSILPVDQGVEHSAGASFAPNPAYFDPENIVKLAIEGGCNAVASTFGVLGSVSRKYAHKIPFLVKFNHNELLTYPNVHSQTLYGTVQQCYEMGAIAVGATIYFGSDNSREQIQYVSEMFAHAHALGMVTVLWCYTRNDAFKATGPDGKKTDYHDSADLTGQANHLGATIQADIVKQKLATKNGGYVALNTGDSSYGKFRNEIYTKLAGGDEHGQGGHPIELVRYQLANCYMGRVPLINSGGESKGESDLHDAVRTAVINKRAGGMGLISGRKAFQRPMKDGVALLHAIQDVYLDSNVTIA; encoded by the coding sequence ATGACCGCCGCGACAGCCTCCAGTACGGACATCGCCTCCATCCTCGGCAGCGAGGCCGACGGCCTGCTGGGCTACTCGGCCACGGGCTTCGACAAGGGCTCGCTCTACCTGCCCGGCCCCGACTTCATCGACCGCGTCGTGGCCCAGGGCGACCGGCCCGTGCCGGTGCTGCGAAACTACCAGACCATGCTCAACCACGGCCGCCTCGGAGGCACCGGGTACGTCAGCATCCTGCCCGTCGACCAGGGCGTGGAGCACTCGGCGGGCGCCAGCTTTGCGCCCAACCCGGCGTACTTCGATCCCGAGAACATCGTGAAGCTCGCCATCGAGGGCGGCTGCAACGCCGTGGCTTCGACCTTCGGCGTGCTGGGCTCGGTCTCGCGCAAGTACGCCCACAAGATCCCGTTCCTCGTGAAGTTCAACCACAACGAGCTGCTGACCTATCCCAACGTGCACAGCCAGACGCTCTACGGCACGGTCCAGCAGTGCTACGAGATGGGCGCCATTGCGGTGGGCGCGACGATCTACTTCGGCAGCGACAACTCGCGCGAGCAGATCCAGTACGTCAGCGAGATGTTCGCCCACGCCCACGCGCTCGGCATGGTCACGGTGCTCTGGTGCTACACGCGCAACGACGCATTCAAGGCCACCGGGCCGGATGGCAAGAAGACCGACTACCACGACAGCGCCGACTTGACCGGCCAGGCCAACCACCTGGGCGCGACGATCCAGGCCGACATCGTCAAGCAGAAGCTCGCGACCAAGAACGGTGGCTACGTGGCGCTCAACACCGGTGATAGCAGCTACGGCAAGTTCCGCAACGAGATCTACACCAAGCTCGCCGGCGGCGACGAGCATGGTCAGGGCGGCCACCCCATCGAGCTGGTGCGATACCAGCTGGCGAATTGCTACATGGGCCGTGTGCCGCTGATCAACTCCGGCGGCGAGAGCAAGGGCGAGAGCGACCTGCACGATGCCGTCCGCACGGCGGTCATCAACAAGCGCGCCGGCGGCATGGGGCTGATCTCGGGCCGCAAGGCCTTCCAGCGACCCATGAAGGACGGCGTTGCGCTGCTCCACGCCATCCAGGACGTCTACCTCGACTCGAACGTCACCATTGCCTAA
- a CDS encoding serine hydrolase domain-containing protein: MLTSLRTALLAAALVLATPATLAQDETDQPLAGPLEVVRLQNGLPGMSARGYAWDAEAGSAVTVASTDAGVRAEGSEAAIEPGDLWHIGSCTKAITATLLATYVAEGRLSWTDTLAEALPDFASDMSETAANATIADLVRHRAGLPPNPSGVLMLRLFDEEARVGREAAILEGLSEASSAPGPGQQGRYSNLGYMVAGVIAERLGGQAYEELVVERVLTPLGIEAGEFGFGPPPAGDDASAPAQPMGHRRRGNLPWTPQLPEPGARGLPADNPAAFGPAGTMHLTLDAWSRFCMAHARGDDFAEGRRDALGLSKEDYAELHRPVETFAAGWIVGRRGWAGDGEGGGIALTHNGSNTMWFATAWIAPERDWVMLATTNAAGPNAAQACDQAVGVALRALRDTLDEPSGGQAGPEQGEDESGQ; this comes from the coding sequence ATGCTCACGTCCCTCCGCACTGCATTGCTCGCCGCCGCCCTGGTCCTGGCCACACCGGCCACGCTCGCACAGGACGAGACTGACCAGCCCCTGGCGGGGCCGCTCGAGGTCGTCCGCCTCCAGAACGGCCTGCCCGGCATGTCGGCCCGGGGCTACGCGTGGGACGCCGAGGCGGGGTCAGCCGTCACGGTCGCCAGCACCGACGCCGGCGTGCGCGCGGAGGGCAGCGAGGCCGCGATCGAGCCCGGCGACCTCTGGCACATCGGCTCGTGCACCAAGGCGATCACCGCGACGCTGCTGGCAACGTACGTGGCCGAGGGCCGGCTCTCCTGGACCGACACGCTCGCCGAGGCGCTGCCCGACTTCGCCAGCGACATGAGCGAGACGGCGGCCAACGCGACCATCGCCGACCTCGTGCGCCACCGGGCCGGGCTCCCGCCGAATCCGTCGGGCGTGCTGATGCTCCGCCTCTTCGACGAGGAGGCGCGAGTCGGCCGCGAGGCCGCGATCCTCGAGGGCCTGTCCGAAGCGTCGAGCGCGCCCGGGCCGGGCCAGCAGGGCCGCTACTCGAACCTGGGCTACATGGTCGCCGGCGTCATCGCCGAGCGACTGGGAGGCCAGGCCTACGAAGAGCTCGTCGTCGAGCGCGTGCTCACGCCGCTGGGCATCGAAGCGGGCGAGTTCGGCTTCGGTCCTCCGCCCGCCGGCGACGACGCGAGTGCGCCCGCGCAGCCCATGGGCCACCGCCGGCGCGGCAACCTGCCGTGGACGCCGCAGCTCCCCGAGCCCGGGGCCAGGGGCCTGCCCGCGGACAACCCCGCGGCCTTCGGCCCGGCCGGCACGATGCACCTGACGCTCGATGCGTGGAGCCGCTTCTGCATGGCCCACGCACGGGGCGACGACTTTGCCGAAGGCCGGCGCGACGCCCTCGGCCTGAGCAAAGAGGACTATGCCGAGCTGCATCGGCCGGTCGAGACGTTCGCCGCCGGGTGGATCGTCGGACGGCGTGGCTGGGCGGGCGACGGCGAGGGCGGCGGCATCGCTCTCACCCACAACGGCAGCAACACCATGTGGTTCGCTACCGCGTGGATCGCGCCAGAGCGAGACTGGGTGATGCTGGCGACCACCAACGCCGCCGGGCCGAATGCGGCGCAGGCGTGCGATCAGGCAGTCGGCGTCGCGCTCCGAGCGTTGCGCGACACGCTCGACGAACCCTCAGGCGGGCAGGCCGGGCCAGAGCAGGGCGAAGATGAGTCCGGTCAGTAG
- a CDS encoding DUF2089 family protein, translating into MNTKPDVPSSPSGSLAGSPLARVPAEDLALIIEFVLCSGSLKDLAKRYGVSYPTIRTRLDGVIERLRAAVEDRPRDPLAEALAELVQRGELTASGARRVLAAANERNQSEKGVS; encoded by the coding sequence ATGAATACAAAGCCAGACGTCCCTTCGAGCCCATCCGGCAGCTTGGCGGGATCGCCGTTGGCCCGGGTGCCCGCGGAGGACCTGGCGTTGATCATCGAGTTTGTTTTGTGTTCCGGTTCGCTCAAGGACCTGGCCAAGCGGTACGGCGTCAGCTATCCGACCATCCGCACGCGGCTGGACGGCGTCATCGAGCGGTTGCGGGCCGCGGTCGAGGATCGGCCGCGGGATCCGCTGGCCGAGGCCTTGGCCGAACTCGTCCAGCGTGGCGAACTGACGGCCTCGGGCGCCCGGCGTGTGCTGGCGGCGGCCAACGAACGAAACCAGAGCGAAAAGGGGGTGTCGTGA
- the purB gene encoding adenylosuccinate lyase, translated as MTTNPNDTYTSPLAARNASPEMLRIWSPRHKFNTWRRIWLAVAEAQHEVTKNWDTPLVSREQVDELRAVVERGITDEELARASEIERDLRHDVMAHVHCLGEQCPKAKAIIHLGCTSQDVVCNADLIALDRAASLILPKIARTILAFCEQARRFRTTATLGFTHYQSAQPVTVGRRCAVWAHDLEVLEYRVRLLRERGFIRFRGMRGATGTQASFLALFRDDHGMVDRFEELVVERLATGGHDRRTHGIMGQTYPRFVDSYVLADLANVASVLHKIATDIRLLSNRKEIDEPFGSKQIGSSAMPYKRNPMKCERICGLTRFVMNLVGNAYDTAATQWLERTLDDSSNRRLSLPEAFLALDGALDLMHQVASGLVVHEAMVRKNLMAELPFLATENILMEAVKAGGDRQELHEKIRVHAQAAGMKVKQEGLDNDLIERLRADDAFAPVHHLLTEDQLLDPMKYVGRSVEQTERFLKEVVEPLRERYGDELEKLGGSDRGV; from the coding sequence ATGACGACCAATCCCAACGACACCTACACCTCGCCGCTCGCCGCCCGCAACGCGTCCCCGGAAATGCTCCGTATCTGGAGCCCGCGGCACAAGTTCAACACCTGGCGTCGCATCTGGCTCGCGGTGGCCGAGGCCCAGCACGAGGTGACCAAGAATTGGGATACGCCGCTCGTGTCCCGGGAGCAGGTCGACGAGCTGCGAGCCGTCGTCGAGCGTGGCATCACCGACGAGGAGCTCGCCCGCGCGAGCGAGATCGAGCGGGATCTTCGCCATGATGTGATGGCCCACGTCCACTGCCTTGGTGAGCAGTGCCCGAAGGCGAAGGCGATCATCCATCTGGGGTGTACGAGCCAGGACGTGGTGTGTAATGCGGATTTGATTGCCTTGGATCGCGCTGCTTCGCTCATCCTTCCCAAGATCGCGCGCACCATCCTGGCGTTCTGCGAGCAGGCCCGTCGTTTTCGCACAACAGCCACGCTCGGGTTCACCCATTATCAGTCCGCACAGCCGGTGACGGTCGGGCGTCGGTGCGCCGTCTGGGCCCACGACCTTGAAGTACTCGAGTACCGGGTGCGACTTCTGCGCGAACGAGGGTTCATCCGGTTTCGCGGCATGCGTGGGGCGACGGGCACGCAGGCCTCGTTCCTCGCGCTGTTTCGCGATGACCATGGAATGGTCGACCGGTTCGAAGAGCTCGTCGTCGAGCGCTTGGCCACCGGCGGACACGACCGCCGAACGCACGGCATCATGGGCCAGACGTATCCGCGGTTCGTCGATAGCTATGTGCTGGCCGATCTTGCGAACGTCGCCTCTGTTCTCCACAAGATCGCCACCGATATCCGCCTGCTCTCCAACCGCAAGGAGATCGACGAGCCCTTCGGATCCAAGCAGATCGGCTCGTCGGCCATGCCCTACAAGCGCAACCCGATGAAGTGCGAGCGGATTTGCGGGCTGACGCGGTTCGTGATGAACCTGGTGGGCAACGCCTACGACACGGCCGCCACGCAGTGGCTGGAGCGCACGCTCGATGATTCGAGCAATCGCCGGCTCTCGCTGCCCGAGGCGTTCCTTGCCCTCGATGGCGCGCTGGATCTCATGCACCAAGTCGCGTCGGGATTGGTCGTGCACGAGGCGATGGTTCGCAAGAACCTGATGGCCGAGCTGCCCTTCCTGGCGACGGAGAACATCCTGATGGAGGCCGTCAAGGCCGGCGGCGATCGCCAGGAGTTGCACGAGAAGATCCGCGTCCACGCCCAGGCGGCGGGCATGAAGGTGAAGCAGGAAGGCCTGGACAACGACCTCATCGAACGCCTGCGCGCCGACGACGCGTTCGCGCCAGTGCACCACCTGCTGACCGAGGATCAACTCCTCGACCCGATGAAGTACGTGGGCCGCAGCGTCGAGCAGACCGAGCGGTTCCTCAAAGAGGTCGTCGAGCCACTCAGGGAGCGGTACGGGGACGAGCTTGAGAAGCTTGGGGGCAGTGACCGGGGGGTGTGA
- a CDS encoding RNA polymerase sigma factor, with product MTAHGPSLDGTDHPAIATHEATLLERIADGDGSAVRPLIDSYGGFVWSIVRARFPGSSQQQDAEEVVQDVFASIWKDAGRFDPAKGSEKTFIAVIARRRVVDRLRRVGGSREMAVEAEHLDVEVDARPPAGVTSEAEDVRKAAQALEGLPQPQRMVLRLFIVSGHTHEQIADATGIPLGTVKSHIRRGLARVREQVRSEGIESTSEQAKRGAST from the coding sequence ATGACCGCTCATGGGCCGTCTCTTGACGGCACGGACCATCCCGCGATCGCGACGCACGAAGCCACGCTGCTCGAGCGGATCGCCGACGGCGATGGCTCGGCCGTACGGCCCCTGATCGACTCGTACGGCGGCTTCGTGTGGAGCATCGTGCGGGCCCGCTTCCCCGGCTCGTCGCAGCAGCAGGACGCCGAAGAGGTGGTCCAGGACGTGTTCGCGTCGATCTGGAAGGACGCCGGGCGGTTCGACCCGGCAAAGGGCAGCGAGAAGACCTTCATCGCGGTCATCGCCCGTCGCCGGGTGGTTGATCGCTTGCGACGCGTCGGGGGATCGCGCGAGATGGCGGTCGAAGCCGAACACCTCGACGTGGAGGTCGACGCGCGACCTCCGGCGGGGGTGACGAGCGAGGCCGAGGACGTCCGAAAAGCCGCGCAGGCGTTGGAGGGCCTGCCGCAACCGCAAAGGATGGTGCTCCGATTGTTCATCGTTTCGGGCCACACGCACGAACAGATCGCCGACGCCACCGGCATCCCGCTGGGGACCGTCAAGAGCCACATCCGCCGTGGATTGGCAAGGGTTCGTGAGCAAGTGCGGTCCGAGGGCATCGAATCGACGAGCGAGCAAGCGAAGCGGGGGGCCTCAACATGA
- a CDS encoding anti-sigma factor, giving the protein MSEQRPTSNAGFEPPTADEQAEAMALASMTEDGRLPESLAAVLEEQGRAAMRERTEQGVDRVDAHQFKPTRVPWAILGIAAVVMVGSGLGLAVLTVTMQGKNERIAELETQLSRARAQAEQNETFLAQVRQQLESRTGELGEAQTALAAAQEQRLQMAERLASVTSNLQEAELRIARYEEPVDPATLAADRQKLLDLPGSVRLAWTPFDLPDDPALQQDVTGDVVWNDELEQGYLRFVNLDVNDPAKEQYQIWVVDDRGMEQKVSGGVFNATADGEIIVAIDPSLDLGRVALFAVTVEEPGGIVVPDLRRRVVVAPRDGG; this is encoded by the coding sequence ATGAGCGAGCAGCGCCCCACGAGCAACGCCGGATTCGAGCCCCCCACCGCCGATGAGCAGGCCGAAGCCATGGCTCTGGCGAGCATGACCGAGGACGGGCGCTTGCCCGAGTCCCTGGCGGCGGTCCTGGAAGAGCAAGGACGGGCGGCGATGCGTGAGCGCACGGAGCAAGGTGTCGATCGGGTGGACGCGCACCAGTTCAAGCCTACGCGGGTGCCCTGGGCGATCCTGGGCATCGCGGCGGTCGTGATGGTGGGCTCGGGCCTCGGTCTGGCCGTCCTGACGGTGACGATGCAAGGCAAGAACGAGCGCATCGCCGAACTCGAGACGCAGCTCTCCCGGGCGCGGGCGCAGGCCGAGCAGAACGAGACGTTCCTGGCCCAGGTCCGCCAGCAGCTCGAGTCTCGCACGGGCGAGCTGGGCGAGGCCCAGACGGCGCTCGCTGCGGCCCAGGAGCAGCGTCTCCAGATGGCCGAGCGGCTCGCGAGCGTCACGAGCAACCTGCAAGAGGCCGAGCTGCGCATCGCGCGGTACGAGGAACCCGTCGACCCGGCGACGCTGGCGGCCGATCGTCAAAAGCTGCTCGATCTACCCGGCTCGGTCCGGCTTGCGTGGACGCCCTTCGACCTGCCAGACGATCCTGCGCTGCAGCAGGACGTCACGGGCGACGTTGTGTGGAACGACGAGCTCGAGCAGGGCTACCTGCGCTTCGTGAACCTCGACGTGAACGATCCGGCCAAGGAGCAGTACCAGATCTGGGTCGTCGATGATCGTGGCATGGAGCAGAAGGTCTCGGGCGGCGTCTTCAACGCGACGGCCGACGGCGAGATCATCGTGGCGATCGATCCGTCGCTCGACCTCGGCCGCGTGGCGCTGTTTGCCGTCACGGTCGAAGAGCCGGGCGGCATCGTGGTGCCCGATCTGCGACGTCGCGTCGTGGTCGCCCCCCGCGACGGCGGGTGA